Proteins from a single region of Styela clava chromosome 1, kaStyClav1.hap1.2, whole genome shotgun sequence:
- the LOC144424588 gene encoding uncharacterized protein LOC144424588 yields the protein MGNVIVGLVTPLLSLLWENGLKQHVVKFRSLLLGDLFVRHLKREVNEATRKNTKPSKIAGLKQHDFQVTPTLVKVHFYETGADEREYKPEKSFSPLKHAQGGTNTSPDKFFKNPNVRRVALIGGAGYGKTEMTKKFSNDVMDKTIPGLEEVEVIQHIYFRDIPADKKLTLESLLLGSFSMTPSDKTKSIEWIANNPNKYLLVLDGADQYENAEDLGKKTRNFTHRDKMNPTDILNGLLSGKLLPGIRLLYSSREHGIRDFDSDVRADKVIALSGFSYESVQILIKQLGGDDGDEIWNHLREKAPALIPICTIPMFLVFTILVVSRHKENPPKTFSEILVLVLRDMTVSEHARAKVNIYEEVIHPLKTTCFKATKKGQVTFTKKDLPKEITVKNLQDLVICYPGTSGINQKLVEGNYKYILCHQTIQEALASLEVIDMTIEDFRKFLNDLHTAHWSMVRRITSGIVLNDHTRGLVEGNDPSVSLLRTDSKILSSSAEKNTSQTPVTNIYHGCLFNNEKKKHIVAAQYVESGASVSGTYKDVSITAIAGTPTPLQFAKQDATPEQAKKENTALAYSLTLKQDALKKSFQEQFRNPQLEQPDLLELLHSLHQCGDSAKEIVADSPMELINLNKLQLSAADFHVVFGATQFFNRVKSLDIGSINGEQLSDLKGFLAESQIMVNITTIKQTIGDSGIFLNLLKVLTKYKEKLHFNAVQLNTLNEIHIPDLECVFENFDTTIRIHRLTVDSKEANQIFIDLHKYGDRVEYDEIKEIEFRYGDDPDIIASVLSRCSKLQYLLIGEVRESFVSVLQSLTNSMRKSNIKVNIM from the exons ATGG GGAATGTTATCGTTGGGTTGGTGACACCTTTATTAAGTCTGCTGTGGGAAAATGGATTAAAACAACATGTTGTGAAGTTTCGTTCTTTACTTTTAGGGGATTTGTTCG TCCGACACCTAAAACGAGAAGTCAATGAGGCCACTCGAAAAAATACAAAGCCTTCTAAGATTGCAGGATTGAAGCAACATGATTTTCAAGTTACGCCTACTTTAGTGAAAGTTCATTTCTACGAAACTGGGGCCGACGAACGAGAATACAAACCCGAGAAATCATTTAGTCCACTTAAACATGCCCAGGGGGGAACAAATACTTCGCCAGACAAATTCTTCAAAAATCCGAATGTTAGAAGAGTCGCATTGATAGGAGGAGCTGGTTATGGTAAAACCGagatgacaaaaaaattttcgaatGATGTGATGGATAAAACGATTCCAGGACTAGAAGAAGTTGAAGTTATCCAGCACATATACTTTCGAGACATTCCTGCAGACAAAAAATTAACTCTGGAAAGTCTTCTATTAGGAAGCTTTAGCATGACTCCAAGTGACAAAACGAAAAGCATTGAATGGATCGCTAATAATCCAAACAAATATTTGCTAGTGCTGGATGGGGCGGATCAATATGAAAACGCAGAAGATTTGGGGaagaaaacaagaaattttACCCACCGCGACAAAATGAATCCAACAGATATACTGAATGGTTTGTTGTCAGGGAAGTTACTTCCTGGAATCCGTCTTCTGTATTCGTCTCGAGAACATGGAATAAGAGACTTCGATAGCGATGTCCGAGCTGATAAAGTCATTGCTTTATCAGGCTTTTCATACGAATCGGTACAAATACTCATCAAACAGCTTGGGGGAGATGACGGCGATGAAATCTGGAATCATTTACGAGAGAAAGCACCGGCTTTGATTCCCATCTGCACCATACCGATGTTTTTAGTATTCACAATTCTAGTAGTTTCCAGACACAAAGAGAATCCACCCAAAACATTCAGTGAAATTCTTGTGCTTGTGTTACGCGATATGACAGTATCCGAACACGCTCGCGCTAAGGTAAATATCTACGAAGAAGTAATTCATCCTCTAAAGACGACATGTTTCAAAGCAACCAAAAAAGGTCAAGTCACTTTCACAAAGAAAGATTTACCGAAAGAAATAACAGTTAAAAACTTACAAGATCTGGTCATCTGTTATCCAGGCACTAGTGGAATAAATCAAAAGCTTGTCGAAGGAAATTATAAGTATATATTATGTCATCAGACCATTCAAGAGGCCCTGGCCAGTTTGGAAGTGATCGATATGACAATCGAGGACTTCCGAAAGTTCCTGAACGATCTTCATACTGCACACTGGTCCATGGTTAGAAGAATAACGAGTGGAATCGTTTTAAACGATCATACTCGCGGGTTAGTCGAGGGAAACGACCCGTCAGTCAGTTTGTTAAGAACAG ATTCCAAAATATTATCGTCCAGCGCTGAAAAAAACACATCTCAAACGCCAGTCACAAATATCTACCATGGATGTTTGTTCAATAATG AAAAGAAGAAGCATATTGTTGCAGCACAATATGTAGAGTCTGGTGCATCAGTAAGCGGCACATACAAAGATGTTAGCATTACAG CAATTGCGGGAACACCAACACCGCTACAATTTGCTAAACAAGATGCCACACCTGAACAAGCGAAAAAAGAGAATACAG CATTGGCATATTCTCTTACATTGAAGCAAGACGCTCTGAAGAAAAGTTTTCAAGAACAGTTCCGAAACCCACAACTTGAGCAACCTGATCTTCTTGAACTTTTGCATTCGTTGCATCAATGCGGTGACAGCGCAAAAGAAATCGTAGCTGATTCGCCAATGGAATTGATCAACTTAAATAAACTGCAACTCTCGGCTGCGGACTTCCACGTCGTTTTCGGTGCGACCCAGTTTTTCAATAGAGTTAAATCTCTTGATATTGGGTCGATAAACGGAGAACAACTCAGCGATTTAAAAGGCTTTCTAGCTGAATCTCAGATTATG GTGAACATTACAACCATCAAACAAACGATCGGTGACAGTGGCATCTTCTTAAATCTTCTGAAGGTGCTTACCAAATACAaggaaaaattgcattttaatgcCGTTCAACTGAACACTTTGAATGAAATTCATATCCCGGATTTGGAGTGCGTTTTTGAAAACTTTGACACAACG ATAAGAATTCATCGACTCACCGTGGATAGTAAAGAAGCGAATCAGATATTCATCGATCTTCACAAATACGGTGACAGAGTTGAGTATGATGAAATAAAGGAGATCGAATTTCGCTACGGTGACGACCCTGATATCATTGCATCGGTGTTGAGCCGTTGCTCAAAACTTCAGTATTTGTTAATTGGAGAGGTTCGGGAATCGTTTGTTAGTGTCCTTCAATCTCTGACAAACTCAATGAGGAAATCAAACATCAAGGTGAATATCATGTGA